From a region of the Mercurialis annua linkage group LG1-X, ddMerAnnu1.2, whole genome shotgun sequence genome:
- the LOC126664805 gene encoding exocyst complex component EXO70H1-like has protein sequence MRTMFFKQSGSPSSSPMRSPPQQRHTFSANLMDENIENAYSIITKWDSHDSSSADYCSLTSLFAAENRQEAKQYLNSVKALQAAMQYYITEKPGSDKLVKAQTLMQIAMKRLEKEFYQILKSNRDYLDAESVSSTHSSRVSRSSGAASVFSEDSGDESENDGSLSSRFGDSVTEVERVSMAAMADLKAIADCMIASGYGKECVKIYKIVRKSIVDESLYHLRVESLSVAQVLKMDWDLLEIKIKSWINAVKVAVKTLFYGERILCDHVFSASSTIAENCFSDITKEGALSLFVFPENVAKCKKTPDKMFKILDLYEAIADQWPEIESIFNFESTSAVRSQAVNSLIGLGEAVRTMLTEFEAAISKDNSKTPLPGGGVHPLTRYVMNYISFLADYSGVLSDIVADWPLTTQTSLPESYFGSPEIEDGASTTIPVRFAWLILVLLCKLDGKAMLYKDVAQSYLFLSTNLQYVVSKVRTSSLRFLMGDDWIEKHETKVRQYAQNYERMGWSKVLASLPEDLTAAMTVNQAAELFNRFNSAFEESYMKQSGWVVPDGKLRDEIKLSVAKKLVPAYRNFYENFRPVVRNPGTVRYTPDDLGNYLSDLFFGNSSGSSSTSFSSHGGKSR, from the coding sequence ATGAGAACTATGTTCTTTAAACAATCTGGCTCACCATCGTCGTCTCCGATGAGATCGCCGCCGCAGCAACGCCATACATTCTCTGCAAATTTAATGGATGAGAATATAGAGAATGCTTACTCTATTATTACTAAATGGGACTCTCATGATTCTTCCTCTGCAGATTATTGCTCTTTAACTTCACTTTTCGCAGCCGAAAATCGTCAAGAAGCTAAACAGTATCTTAACTCCGTTAAAGCATTACAAGCCGCCATGCAGTATTACATAACGGAGAAGCCTGGTTCTGATAAACTCGTTAAAGCTCAAACCCTAATGCAAATCGCCATGAAACGCCTCGAAAAGGAGTTTTACCAAATCTTGAAGTCGAATCGCGATTATTTGGACGCTGAATCAGTCTCCAGTACTCATTCTTCTCGAGTTTCAAGATCGAGCGGCGCTGCTTCTGTGTTCTCCGAGGATTCTGGAGATGAATCGGAGAATGACGGGTCGTTATCGTCGAGATTCGGTGACTCAGTTACTGAGGTGGAGCGAGTTTCGATGGCTGCAATGGCGGATTTAAAAGCTATTGCTGACTGTATGATAGCTTCTGGTTATGGAAAAGAGTGTGTCAAGATTTATAAAATCGTTCGAAAATCGATCGTTGATGAGTCGTTGTATCATCTCCGAGTTGAAAGTTTGAGTGTTGCTCAAGTTTTGAAAATGGACTGGGATTTACTGGAGATTAAGATCAAGAGCTGGATAAACGCCGTTAAAGTCGCCGTTAAAACGTTGTTCTACGGCGAGAGGATTCTGTGCGATCATGTTTTCTCCGCTTCTTCTACGATTGCTGAGAATTGTTTCTCTGATATTACTAAAGAAGGCGCTTTATCTCTGTTTGTTTTCCCGGAAAATGTAGCAAAGTGCAAGAAAACGCCtgataaaatgtttaaaatactcgACCTCTACGAAGCCATAGCTGACCAGTGGCCGGAGATTGAGTCTATCTTCAACTTTGAGTCTACCTCAGCCGTCCGATCACAGGCGGTTAATTCCTTAATCGGACTTGGTGAAGCTGTTCGTACAATGCTAACGGAATTTGAAGCGGCGATTTCGAAGGATAATTCTAAAACGCCGTTACCAGGCGGCGGTGTCCACCCGCTAACACGTTACGTCATGAATTATATCTCCTTTTTAGCTGACTATAGCGGCGTGCTTTCCGATATCGTCGCTGATTGGCCGTTAACGACGCAAACGTCGTTACCGGAGTCTTACTTCGGAAGCCCTGAGATTGAAGACGGCGCGTCGACGACAATACCAGTCCGTTTCGCGTGGCTGATTCTTGTACTGCTGTGTAAACTTGATGGTAAAGCTATGCTGTACAAAGACGTGGCGCAGTCTTATTTGTTCTTATCTACTAATCTCCAATACGTCGTCAGTAAAGTCCGTACATCGAGCTTGAGATTCTTGATGGGCGATGATTGGATTGAGAAACACGAGACTAAAGTGAGACAGTACGCACAGAATTACGAGCGGATGGGGTGGAGTAAGGTTTTAGCTTCCTTGCCGGAGGATTTAACGGCGGCGATGACGGTTAATCAGGCGGCGGAGCTGTTTAATAGATTCAATTCCGCTTTTGAAGAATCGTATATGAAACAGAGTGGCTGGGTCGTGCCGGACGGGAAGCTCAGAGATGAGATTAAACTATCGGTGGCTAAAAAGCTCGTGCCGGCTTACCGGAATTTTTATGAGAATTTTCGGCCTGTGGTTAGAAATCCTGGAACTGTCCGATATACCCCTGATGATTTGGGGAATTACTTATCTGATTTGTTCTTTGGTAATAGCTCAGGGTCTTCTTCGACGTCGTTTTCGTCGCATGGTGGCAAGAGTCGTTGA